A window of Solanum stenotomum isolate F172 chromosome 9, ASM1918654v1, whole genome shotgun sequence genomic DNA:
TAGTACTCTCCATTTCacgttattttgtatttttttagtgTTGTTATTGCTCCCATCTGTATcccattttcaattattttatatgttttatttaagcTGAAAGTTCATTGAAAATATCCTTTATCTCTTTCAGGTACGGGTTAGATCAATGTACATGCTACTCTCTAATCTCCTCATAGCCTACTTATAAAATTACACTAGATATATTGTTGTTTGCAGGAGTTTGGCTCAATTGTGAGAGTGCATCCCCTGATTTGTAGGCtaggtatattttttttattttccctatttttttgGTGTGTGATATCTATTTAGtaaatgtatttatattttgcaGTTTCTAGCTTAtcaaactaaataaataaaaaggttatttaagcatataagaaTAATGGATTATATAAAACATTAGGTGATAATGAATAAAGGGATGTCAGCTAAGGCAAAAAGGGAAATTATTCCAAttatttttctcctcttttcacCTACTCTTTTGACCATACAATTTCAAGTGGGgaatgataaaaattaaaggGAACATGTATCAAATCCTTTGGATCACTCAATCACATAATAATATGTGACAtccttttaaaagaaaataataattgaagaatGTATGAAAATTAAAACACCTTTAAAACATGACTCTTTTGGTTAATCTTAAATCTAACTTTGCATTTAAAATATTGTTCTTGATTGGGTTTTACTAGAAACCAACCTGGATTTGTGTGAGCTACTTGTTTAGCTTAGATTCTGACCGACCACcgaaaaaataaagttttgtAGACTCGATCAAGTCACTTATAAAATGCTTGATATGTACTAGTGTTCATCAACTTTGTCTCAATACTAAGCTAATTGAAGTCGATTATACGAAACCTCTATATTGATCAAcattcaaacaaatcataataAACAGTGACAAAGTCGGGATTTTTTGTTTATAGATTCTGGAACACAATTCTTTCTACTTGCTGGATTCTGGATAGATAATTttcacatataaaataaatattttaacacATACAAGACTTGGTCAAAGTTACTAAGTTTTGCTGAATCCTTAACCAGCATTATGGCTCCACCCCTAGTTTTATTATGCTAGCTGTTCCTCTACTTCAAAACATGTTATGCTTGCCAACTATCTTGAGTGAACATATGTTAAGGAAATTTTTAATTGAAGTTCAATTTATATAGAAGAGTGGACAATCACTATATCtgtcacaaatatatatagatttttattattcacacaacatccatctcagttacaagttacaacttttGTTACAAGGTAAAACATTTGATTCTGTGCTGTTTTAGGTATATCATTATGATACAACTACTATAACTCATTCCCAGACAAGTGGGGATATAATGTATACAAAATAATAGTAATGACTCAACTACATTCGATTTCAAAGGCGATTAATGGCACTTACTAACGAAAGACTCATCAACCCTCCAATGGTACAGCAGAATCGACCTTTACGCGATTTAATCTAACAGTTCCAAGAATGTATTCAGGGAGTTCAGCCTCTTCTTTTGCCTGCAAAATGTGTATCCAACCATGGTCATGTGCAAGTGACATGAATCATTACAGAATGGCAAATGCAACTGAACTGTTAAGGAATTAAAACCAGGACGTCAACAACTTTTTGTCTTGTTGACATGGAGATGTATCGTTTTTGAACATGACCActcactttatttattttaaagaaatccGACCACCCAGTCTTTCAGCTTCCCTAGTAGTGGAGGGTTCAGCGTTGACCCCTACTTTGTTTATTAGTACTCAAGAAAAAGTACAAGTAAAGGGGGCGAGGTCAGTAGGACTTGATAAGGCTAGTTCAGAATATTTGAACTTCTCCTTTTACCATTTGCTCTTTATTCGATAGAGCATGATTGCGTTCAGGCACAACTTGTCTCTAGTTCTATTAGGTAATCTCGAtagttgtgttttttttttttttaaattagtaatgttgtattcctcagcattaaggatATGCTGGTGACCTCCAAAAATTCGTACATAGAGGGGCTAGGAAGGCTAATTACAAAGATCCTAACATAGATATCTAGATAGTTGTGTTTTATGTCTGGTTTTAAGTATCTTAAACTTCAATGCTTAAAGAGGGAAACAACAACATCACCATGTCATGTGCATAGTTGAGAGAGACAGAAAACATTAATCAAGCAAAATGACGCTAAAATAGATCTGCATCCATTCTTCTTTGTTTGTGAAAGAAACTTCTCATAAGTGCCAGAAACAGCAATTAAATGGTCTAGCATTTCATAAGGTTATCACTCTAAACTACCAGAATAGTTTTACTCCTATTGAGATGGACCACGATCACAAGATGAAGAACAACATACCTCGACTAGAATAGCAAGATCAACGACAAGGCTTGTCACATAGCCCAGTACAAGACCAATAACACCTCTTGCCACAGATGAAGAGCCGATGTCCACATCAATCTGCATGCATGAAGTTCCATTTCaggattaaaaattaaaagtcagtGAAGAAAGCATATGCATTGAAGGAAAGCCACTTGAGAGTTCAGACAAATCCATGCAAGCATAAATGCCTGAGCACAAGAGAaatattttcttgctttttcAGAGAGAACTCTAGcaacttagggtgtgtttggtatgttTTCCACTGAATTTTCCTGGaaaataagtattttcttatttcttttctgGTGTTCGGTAAATAAGCAGAAAATATTGTTCCAAAagcatttatatataatctaggCAAACACTATGGGGGTAGCGGTGTGAGGATGATCGGGGTGGGGGCCTATGAAGTGTGGGGATGTGTTGGAAGGTGGGGAGAAGGCAATCAATGTGGAATGTCACTGATGAAACTTGTTTTCctattttcctcattttaaagAACCTTAATTTCCAAgagaataatttaaaaaaatttgaccaaccaaacatggaaaaattgaaaactcTATATCAAAGACACCCAGCAACTTAATCCACACCGTTCCAACATTAAAGGCAGTAAAAGTAGCATGGTGATAGCATGCAGAATGCAAACTAAGAAAGTCAAATTTGGAACCCAACCTCCAGAAAGTTATCTTGTCGAAGGTACTTGCACGTTACTGCCTTCCCCAGAAGGCAAGCTTTAGTTCCAACGGCACGCTTAACCATCCAGTATCCCTGTTATCAGAAGCTATTAGCAAAGAGTGTATAAAGAAAGAAGTCTGCTCCTGACAGAGTAATTGATACCTCTCTAATGCTTGGAATCAATTTGAATCTTGAATCACGGAAAGAGTCAGTTCCATCAATGAATTTACCCAACAATGAATCCTTATTTACAGGTCTGTCAGCGGCATAATAAAGAACCAGGCTATAATTTGGTTTAGCTGGAACCTGAAAACCAAGCCAGAACAGAATCGGTGACATTTCTTACAATGACTTTTATTCAACAAGATTGCATTTTCAGGTTAAAGACCCAAATTTGTGATGTCCTTCCCTTTTAAAactgtatttgtatttttcaacTAGATAATCTCAAAGATAATGATCAACGTGAATGTTTTAGGACGAATCTTTTCGCTATAATACACAGTTTAAACTCTTAACTCTTCAGCCTTAAATTCTCTTCATACTTTTGGATCCACAGTGGTTATTAACGATGTGTTCATGTCAAGTCTTTTGTGAAACAGTCTGAtctatttaaaaataacaagggAAAAGCCAAAAGGACGTACCTGAAGGTTAATTATTAGGACGAATGGAGTTTTCTTCCCTGCTTCAGACTGCAGTTAGGAAACATTGTTAGCAACAAATATGCTTAGCAGCTAATAGAATCAGGAAATAAGATTGGATAGAGAAATATGCTTCATTGCAGAAACTGGCAACCAATTCTTGAACATTGCTCAGTTAGAAACATTGTTTTTTGGGTTGAATTCAAGGAAGCTCTTTAAATCATATCTTGTTTACCTTATAATGAGGAACAAATTCCACTAGCAGAAAAAAAGCATTTCCAGATTCTACGACACTCGGGACAAACtgatatatatgaatatattcTGCTTTTACTTGACAAGTGGAAAGAGAACTGCTCTTGCCTGTGAAATTTATATAGTTCTATTTGCAGTGGTACTTGGTGATTTCATGTGCTAATTGTCCCCACTTTGTCCTCTAACTTCTAAGACCTTGCAACTATTTTCAATGTTTCATATAGGGGTTGACACTGCCTTGATGAATGGAAATGTCTAACTTTACCacttaaaatctttttgagagaagggtaactttgtattcacaccaaaaaattcatcatccaaaaaatgatgaattggAAACTTACATCCCACCCATGGATATACTTTACAAGTTTCCTATAAAGTCAACTAAATCTACTATATCCCCTACAAGattctgtttacaccaaaaaaacaaaaggctTATACAATTCATTCTAATCTTTTGTAAGTTAGTCTTTTGTCCCTCAAAACttcataaatttctttctttccagaGGATCCACCATATGCAAGCAAGGATAGTCATCAGTGTTCATTTCTTCCTTTGTTCCCAATACCTTTCCAGCTATTTAGTAGTTCCTTTGTTGTGCTAGGCATCACCAATTTAACTCCCAACAGAGCCAAAAACATGTTCCATAGGCTCAACTCTGCCTTACAATGAAGGAACAGATGGTCATAGATGGTCATTGACTTCTGCTTCCTGTTCACACATGACACATCTTGAACAAAATTGCCATCCCCTTTTCTGTAAGGCCTCATGTGTTAAACAAGCCTTTCTACAAACCAACCAACAAAAACAAGCTACCTTTGGGGGACATTTGGTCTTCCAGATTAACTTCCAAGGCCAAATGTCTACCATTGACTGCCTTGTGTTAAGATTCCAGTAACATGAATTTCACTGTGAACACACCCTTGTTATGTAATTTCCATCTAGGTTTGTCAGGCCTTATAGATAAAGCAAGGTGTGAGTTTAGTACTCCTAATAGGTTAGCAACTTCCCCAATTTCCCAGTCATTTAGTGTTCTTCTAAAAACAAGGTCCCATCCCTGCTGACTCCAAGCTTGGGATACAGAGACATTCCTTTGCGTACTCAAAGTGTAAAGACGTGAAAAGGAGTTTCTAAGACTGTCTTCTCCAATCCACACCTCATTCCAGAGACAAAAAGTTGATTGAACAAAAATTACCGTGAGACACAGTTATGGACAACTCCTCCCGTACCATAAAGGTCTCCAGAAGTTTGACATTGATCATGATATTAGAAAGAAGTTTGGAAGGAGAGAAACTAGTGAAAGGGTAGCAAATACCTCGGGTAACTCGGAGGTAAAATATCGGCAGAAAAGAAGCCACCATAACTAGTTAAAAGCTAAGATCCATTCCCCCCTTCATTGTAGCACTTTGTGTGGTGAAAGAGACTATTCTCGTAATAACAATCTTAGGATGCATACGGCAATGCTTATAATCACAAGTTCATGACTAAATATAAAAAGCTAGAAAAGTGAAGTTCTTGCATTATCACTTTCAtgttttttctgtttcttttcCTTTAAATTGATATGTAAAACTTTACAAAGTTTCTATATCATACAACATAGTTTGCAATGACTTTCAAGAGACAAAAAGCGACGACAAGCACGTCTACAGGCagtgttttctataaatataatttcaataatCACGTAAATGGTTTGCTTCAAAGGTCAGGTATCTGACCTGACCTATCTCAGCGTTAGCTCCATATAGGAGCTATCTGATTGCATCTTTCGTTTAGGAgataattagaaacaatatatcCATTATCCTCTCAGAAAGATTCAGAAAAATTTAGATAGTGCATTGACGTGAAGTATATTATCTTTTGTTCACTTTATTAGTTTGACTAACAAAACgacttttcatctttttctagAGGATAAACAAAGTGCAGTCAGGTACTAAGTGATTCTTCATTACCTGAACAAGACACTTAGGATGAAGAGCAATATTTGTGATGCATTCATCTACCTTGAACCAGTCAACAGCAATAAGCTTGAGCAGAGGATCTCCACCAGTAACCTACAAAAGATGCAATTACTATGATTCTAATTTCTATCCAGCTTAATTGCATGACCTAAACTACGAGGTAAGCAAGGAGTTTAAAAGATGTCACGGCCTTGGTTATCagcaataaataaaaacaaacaaattgtcCATAGGCACAATTTTTATGAGTCAATAATACCCTaggtcttttttcttttctttacacTCAAAACTGCTAAATAGGTGACTCTTGTGATTAATTAGCTAACGAAAGAGAAGCAGGAATTAGAAAgctggaaaaaaatattcaggAACATGTGAAAACTTGATCCAAATATTTGGATTCAAGAATTAAAAGCTACCTTCGTACTGTCTTTCAAGTATGTCTTCCCTCTGATCATGAAACCAGAACCACTTGGCAAAGACCAGCAATCAGAGTCACCCTCACCATTCGCATGCCGCATGGTACCATGAAACTGACTTGGATCAAGAGTTAATGAAGGTACATCGGGATTTAGTTCCTTACTAGTGTCTGGTGCTGCATgcaagacaattttttttaatgaagttGTTTAAGAGACTTTAAAGTGGAAAAGGATAAAACGCAGTATCATCTAAAAACTGTAAACAATTTCCCTACACCTGAATGTACATAAAAGTGACCTTATACCACCCACTCCCTACTCCAGAAAAATGGTACATAGTGGCGAGAGGGATTTATGCAAGGTGTATACTTTCTTTGCAGACCTCTACATTAAACATTCAAACCTTCTAGGTTAATAAAACAATACTTTTGTGTTCTTCTGATAGGTAAAGGTAGTTTTATTGATATTCAGCAATAAGTGCATGTTATTACACCAAGAGATTAGCTACATCCAATATTGTGCAGTACCACAATAACAACTATGCCTCAAATCACATATTATGTACTGAgctcaaaaataaatttctttttttttttaaagaaagagcTCAAAAAATCAATTGGCATCTATGAGTTACATCAGTTACTACAGCCACGTTGCACCAAAGGATAATAGAGAGATACATCTAAACTTTACATTAATCACAGATCCAGATAGAAGAGATACATCTAAACTATACAGTTGTCACGGCTCCATGTTTGTTTCTtccatctctttccttccagaTGGACCACCATATTGTCATAGGGATGGTGATCCAAACCAAGGTTGAAGTCTTTACTTAACCTTTCCTGTACTGGCATAGGAGGAGTGCTTGGCTGTTCTAGGCATTCCTCAACTAAGTAACAAAACACTGAACATTACACTCCAAAGTTGGGTGGTGAAACTGCAACGGAAGAAGAGATGGCTCACatctttcctttctttttcacaGAGGGCACTGTTGCCAATGTTAGTCCCCTATTTTGGAGATTGTTTTGAGTAAGCAATTcttgtgtttaatttttttttttgagataattcTTGTGTTTAATTTTAATTGGTCTTGAAGAGGACTAATGTTCTTCATAAATACCATCTCAAGTAAATCATTCATGATCTGCTTAGTATTTAGAGTAACTGATGATGGAGATACATGATTACAAATTGAACTGCTACAGAGATGCTTCCACATATACCAAAGCAAGCAAGGTGGCAATGAATTTAGTTACCCGATGTCTTCTTTAAGGCCAAGCTTGCTATGGCCCATGAAACATTTTTTAGCTTAACCTTTTTGTCCTGTCAGAGGTAAataaagagttaaaaaaaacatataaaggGTTCAAAGGCAAGGTAATTGAACAAGACAGTTTCCGGAACTATTGCAGTGGTTTTGATGAAGGAACACGAGAAACAACAAACCTGCTTACTAGATACTTCATCACCACTATCTTCATCTGATGATGACGAATCGGTACCTATTGCATCATAGAATTCATCTGACCCCATTGCATCCTCAAGCTCATTGCTTGATATAGAAACACCAGATGTTTTTGACTGAACAACTACAGTGGATGATTCAAATGTAAGTGCTGGATTTGCTCCAATATATTCCTTCAAACCTACacaaataataaaacataaagaCGGGCAAAAATCACCACTGCAATGATCTGTGATATAAAGAAGGTTGCATGGTCTTGCCATTCTGACTTCAGAATTATTGTATGGTGACTTTAATGGAAGAAAAATCTTTCTGGAAATACACGAAGATGATCAACACAGGTTAAGGTGTAAATTTGAAGGAGCCAAACACAAAGGAACTGTTAGTTCATGGAGGAAGGGGAGGGTAAATAACTGCCCCTCACAACCTTCGAGAAAGTTGGAAGAAAATCAGAATACAGTGTTAAAGGGAACTAGAGTCAAAGGACCTTTTGGTTCACTACTACCGTCAGATTACAAAGGAAATGCAAGTGATTTAAGTGGTCCACAATTTCTGGCCAATGATAAAGGAAGCAAGGAAGAACATAACAACTCACAGGTATAGGAAAGAAGAAACTATACATTGATTagtgaaaaaaaatcttaaCCGGAAAGTGAGGTAGAAAGAGAGAATTAATCTTTCACTGCttaagaaaggaaaataaagagGCAGAGTTCAGCAGACCACATAAGCTCCGGTTACATAATGTAAGAGCAAAATCAGAGGCATTACTCTCAACTTTCACTCAACACGCAAAGTAGAAACAGAGAACAGAAGAAAACAACGCCGCATCATCAATGCCAAAAAGAATATGTTCGACCTACAGATGAAGGTTATGGTTCTTTTGTCCATTTTCTGGGGATGGGTAGAGGGGAGGATAATTCTGGAAACTAAAAGGATACAATGTATTGTGAATTTAGGCTTTCTAACACAAGGCATGAGCTTCCAGAAAACATAGGTAATCAAATTGACCAACCTGCCACTTGACTCAACATTCCAAAAGGAAGTGTTCTCTCAAATTTACAGAACTCATTATTCTTCCACTTAAACCAGGCCTTAGAACGTATCTCCAGAATCAGTGTCACAAGGCATCTGGCAGGCTTTAATGAGGAGGAAGTGCCTATATTGCTGATCTCCCAAGAACAAGCTACAATTCAACATAGTTTAGTCAGGACCAATCAGCAATGCTTAAGAATGAATAATCTCTTATCTTAAATAAGTTGCAATAAATCTAGAAATGCTAACATCAAACTCATAAAATTTCCATGATATCAACAATGTCTTGAGAATTGTAGCAAGAACAATGGTACTCATGCAGCATGCATCAGGATCTAATTAGCAGCTTGAAGTAGAAGCATATACGGCTATATAAATGCACAAACCAATTACAGAAACTAAGGTTCATGATCATCACTTTGACAGCATACTACATAAGAAAGTAAAGTTTGGCAGACATCATTCTCACAGATCTACCACTAAGGAAAACTTTAAGTATAAGTAAAACAGTGTCAATAGAACTTCACTATACCACAAATAATTTTGATAGGTAATATAGCataatttcttttgagaaagaatttagcataatttcttaagaaaaacATTACCAAGGAGGAAGGAATGCAAAGTAATATGGATAAGTTATAAACAGAAGATGTATAGCTAGCTGAAGATCTGTATAAACAAACATTAGGACACATTGAGAAAGCCAAACAAAGAGACGAAATTGTGTCATTATGGCCCAACATAAATTTTGAAGCACTTCATGCAAGGTAAACATTTGAAAAAGGTACAGCTCATGaatctaaaattaaaaagtgGACTGTACTTGAGGTTAGTAGTGTTGCACATATTGAGAAGCAGAAGAATGGGTATGTAACATGTTACAATGTGGTTACAGGTACAAGCAAAAATGTTAACCAAGGACAGATTGCTCAAATGGGGCTACAGTGTAGATCCTCAGTGTGTGCTGCAcgtcaatggaagaagaaacaAGGACCATCTGTTTGTGCAAAGTCAATTCACCAGGCAGCTATTTTTTTTGAGGCTGGTAACAATTCACCAGGCAGCTATGGGCTAACATTCTGTGATGGATGCATCTACAGTTTGGTATTGGTAGAATATGGGATCATCATCTAACAGTAGATCACCAAGAGTGCAAAAGGGAAGACTCATAGagctcaaatatttaaaatggtcTATGCTGAGACAGTCTATGCCATATGGATAGagaaaaatcaaagaattttttttagcaaaaatatGTTGATGTGGATAGGATCACTAGGAATATTGCCTTCTCTTGTAAAATGTTAGAGCACCACTTGGTGTGAGAACTTCAATTCAGTCTTGGCTGCTGTAACCATTCTAGCACCTAGGTGGAAACCTCAATAGGCTGTTAGTTATTTCATGGAGGTTAGATGGATGTCTGTTTATTTTCTCAGATTAAGCTGGCAGTCGTTGTTGGCTTGGTTTTTAATTGACTGGTGATTAATGCAATGTTAGTCACCTAAAAAACATGTATAAGAACAGGTTATAAACCCTGTTGCTGCAGTAACCCCCTAGATGCCTGATCCTAGTAAAGTCAGCTGTTTCCTGTTTCCCCCTCCCTGCACAAGTATTGCTGTCTTCCACGTGTTACAAGTATGATCTCTTAGGTTACCATGATTATCCTTGACCTTTTCTATGAAATCCAACACACATTTTGAAGCTCAATTATCTCATATCCATCTGGATTAAAGAAATCATTAATTACTCAAAGGAGATGAATTTCCAGACGACAAAAATCTAGCTGAGCTGCACTGAATTGGGATTGGCGGGATGTTTAGGATAAATACCCAGATTATAAATATTTCCAGATATACAAAAACATATTCCAAAGGCTTATGCATCTGGACCAGTTATCTTCCACAATAAACTTCAGTCTGAGCCATGTCAAATACCTCGTTTAAGCCTTTAAGGTCTTTATCAAAATCCTACTTCATCTCCTACCCTCATTTTCGAGCGACATGTGGTTTTGGGACATATAAagtaagaaatttttttagtttatcaaGCTGAGGGATCAAGTTCAGTCTCTTGAACCAGTGCTTGAGAACTTCGGGCATCAAACTAATGTTTGTAAGGTAACTGAAATCTCTAAAATATTTATCAACTCCATGACACTAACTCGTATTCTACCCATCATCTCAAGGTAGAAACACATGAGTAGGAAAATAGCATGGACGAGGTGATAGCAATCCCTGAATCAAGCCTACATCCTAACCATACTAGTAACAAGCGAGCTCTTCAgatactatattttattttgataaaccTTCCAGTATTGAATCTTTTATGAAGTGGAGTTACTTACCAATCATTTTTATACGTCGATATCCACTTTTTGGAGGCCGCTTTTTGTATTCCGTTGGGAAATGCAAAATTGCTGCATTAAATGTTGAAAAGTATCTATCAGTGAAAGcataacaatttaaaatgaaaaagtaaacaaacaagCTGAACAGCATATGATATGCATGCCTGGTATTGAGAAAACATAGATTCTATCCTACTAACAATTATTAAAACTCTATTTCTTTAGATAATATTTCCAAAAGGGAAGAACCACAAGTACAAATATATACTATCCAGTGCCCGAGGAACTCCCTGCCAGGACACTCATCAGATCTATATATATGCAGGTATTGCCAATGTACTCAAACTATATAAAGGGCAAGGTCTGATTCTCGGACAATGCAAGCTCTAATCCTTCACAAATTCTCTGCTTATAATTTCTACAAAATTTGCATAAGTACACCATACTTGCAATATTTTGAGGTGTAAGGTTCTAAAATAATAGGGACAGCAAATTTAAGCAAATGAACTGATTCAGGCATATTGATCTACTtattaacaaaacaaaagaagaagcaGAGATTATTAGAAAGCTGTCTCAAAGAAGAATGATTTCTGGATATAATACAGATGAATTTAATAGAGAGAAAGCtcaggatcctcactatatgt
This region includes:
- the LOC125875944 gene encoding protein ENHANCED DISEASE RESISTANCE 2; translation: MGSEIFPKVKSEGGSSESGGSESGADERGGENDAFEYFGWVYHLGVNTIGHEYCHLRFLYIRGKYMEMYKRDPHENPGLKPIRRGVINHTLMVEEIGRRRVNHGDLYVLRFYNRLDESKRGEIACASPGEVRKWMEAFDRAKQQADYDLSRGQSARDKLKLESEINLAGHRPRVRRYAHGLKQLIRIGQGPEKLLRKSSKLGAKSESDVYFEADVVEAHEWKCVRTLDGVRIFEDMANKKTGKGVLVKAVAVVEASADTVFDVLLSLDRHQRYEWDTLTGDVELIESLDGHCDVVYGTLDLRKLSWWQSKRDFVFSRRWFHGQDGTYTILHFPTEYKKRPPKSGYRRIKMIACSWEISNIGTSSSLKPARCLVTLILEIRSKAWFKWKNNEFCKFERTLPFGMLSQVAGLKEYIGANPALTFESSTVVVQSKTSGVSISSNELEDAMGSDEFYDAIGTDSSSSDEDSGDEVSSKQDKKVKLKNVSWAIASLALKKTSAPDTSKELNPDVPSLTLDPSQFHGTMRHANGEGDSDCWSLPSGSGFMIRGKTYLKDSTKVTGGDPLLKLIAVDWFKVDECITNIALHPKCLVQSEAGKKTPFVLIINLQVPAKPNYSLVLYYAADRPVNKDSLLGKFIDGTDSFRDSRFKLIPSIREGYWMVKRAVGTKACLLGKAVTCKYLRQDNFLEIDVDIGSSSVARGVIGLVLGYVTSLVVDLAILVEAKEEAELPEYILGTVRLNRVKVDSAVPLEG